A genome region from Pseudorca crassidens isolate mPseCra1 chromosome 20, mPseCra1.hap1, whole genome shotgun sequence includes the following:
- the EPS8L1 gene encoding epidermal growth factor receptor kinase substrate 8-like protein 1 isoform X2 produces the protein MAPHRPHKLCWALKTPMICPQFPWPLSPLFSFTSPEASPKRSAKSIYEQRKRYSTEVMADVSQYPVNHLVTFCLGEEDGVHTVEDASRKLALMDSQGRVWAQDMLLRVSPTHVALLDPVSKEELESYPLSAIVRCDTVIPPGQSCSLLLLVCQEPERTQPDVHFFQGLRLAAELIREDIQGALHSYRSGRGERRAAALRATRKELQCHPSPAAETPPLQHRPTVRAAINPVEPATGRGRSQADPIPETAEMRRPGRAEVCSSADPTSRDLGPCGPDLASLQAEREVDILNHVFDDVETFVSRLQKSAEATRVLEHRERSRRTRHREAGEGLLTLRAKPPSEAEFIDVLQKIKYAFSLLARLRSNIANPSSPELLHFLFGPLQMIVDASGGPQFASCVRRPHLTSEAVALLWDNVTQLENTLWTSLGDSWTRPGIELPSEEGPPYRPEFYSGWEPTATDPQGRAWEDPVEKQLQHERRRRQQSTPQVAVNGHQDQEPEAEPQGLEPAGKWVLCNYDFQARNSSELSVKQWDILEVLDDQRKWWKVRDQRGQEGYVPYNILTPHPGPRGGRSLENSTPSPPPPPMSAPASAPPPPPAPAVAPAPHPPPASALAPAPPPPSASAPAPTPPPPPAPVPTLAPAPGARPARTQAPAPSRSPRDSCESLNNLDSGNKEKFSQMLSINEELQARLAQGFTGPSRAAPGPRAPEPQLSPRSNASEVRAWLQGKGFSSGTVAALGALSGAQLFSLQKDKFRALIPEEGARVYSQITVQRSLLEDKEKVSELEAVMKKQKKRMEDEVETEVI, from the exons atgGCTCCCCACCGCCCTCACAAGCTCTGCTGGGCACTCAAAACTCCCATGATCTGCCCCCAATTCCCATGGCCCCTCTCACCCCTCTTTTCCTTCACTAGTCCAGAAGCTTCTCCCAAACGGAGTGCCAAGTCTATCTATG AACAGAGGAAGCGGTACTCCACCGAGGTTATGGCCGATGTTTCCCAATATCCAGTCAAT CACCTGGTGACCTTCTGCCTGGGTGAGGAGGATGGCGTGCACACGGTGGAGGACGCCTCGCGGAAGCTGGCCCTCATGGACAGCCAAGGCCGCGTCTGGGCCCAGGACATGCTGCTGCGCGTGTCTCCCACACACGTTGCGCTGCTGGACCCAGTCTCCAAG GAGGAGCTGGAGTCTTACCCGCTGAGCGCCATCGTGCGTTGCGACACGGTGATACCGCCGGGCCAGAGCTGCTCACTGCTGCTGCTCGTGTGCCAGGAGCCCGAGCGCACGCAGCCCGACGTGCACTTCTTCCAGGGCCTGCGTCTGGCG GCGGAGCTGATCCGAGAGGACATCCAGGGGGCTCTGCACAGCTACCGCTCGGGCCGCGGGGAGCGCAGGGCGGCGGCGCTCAG GGCTACGCGAAAGGAGCTGCAGTGCCACCCTTCGCCCGCCGCCGAGACCCCGCCCCTGCAGCACCGCCCGACGGTCCGCGCCGCGATCAACCCGGTGGAGCCGGCCACGGGCCGCGGGCGATCCCAGGCGGACCCCATCCCAGAGACAGCAGAGATGCGGAGGCCGGGCCGGGCGGAGGTCTGCAGCAGCGCTGACCCGACCTCTCGGGACCTGGGCCCCTGCGGCCCAGACCTGGCCAGTCTGCAGGCGGAGCGGGAAGTG GACATCCTGAACCACGTGTTCGACGACGTGGAGACCTTCGTATCAAGGCTGCAGAAGTCTGCCGAGGCGACCCGAGTGCTGGAGCACCGAGAGCGCAGCCGCAGGACCCGGCACCGGGAGGCCGGGG AGGGCCTCCTGACGCTGCGGGCCAAGCCGCCCTCAGAGGCCGAGTTCATTGATGTGCTTCAGAAAATCAAGTACGCCTTCAGCTTGCTG GCCCGGCTGCGCAGCAACATCGCCAACCCCTCCTCCCCAGAACTGCTGCACTTCCTGTTCGGACCTCTGCAAATG ATTGTGGACGCCTCGGGCGGCCCCCAGTTCGCGAGCTGCGTGCGGCGGCCGCATCTGACTTCCGAGGCTGTGGCGCTGCTGTGGGACAACGTCACCCAACTTGAAAACACGCTCTGGACCTCGTTGGGGGACTCTTGGACCCGCCCGGG GATAGAGCTACCCTCAGAGGAGGGACCCCCATACAGACCTGAGTTCTACAGCGGCTGGGAGCCCACAGCCACGGACCCACAGGGCCGCGCCTGGGAAGACCCGGTAGAGAAACAGCTACAGCACGAGCGGCGCCGCCGGCAG CAAAGCACTCCTCAGGTCGCTGTCAATGG TCACCAAGACCAGGAACCagaagctgagccccaggggctggaGCCGGCGGGAAAGTGGGTCCTATGTAATTATGACTTCCAGGCGCGCAATAGCAGCGAGCTGTCTGTCAAGCAGTGGGACATATTGGAG GTCCTGGATGACCAGCGCAAGTGGTGGAAGGTTCGGGACCAGAGGGGGCAGGAGGGATATGTACCCTATAATATCCTGACACCCCACCCGGGGCCGCGGGGGGGCCGCAGCCTG GAGAACAgcactccctctccccctccaccaccaaTGTCGGCCCCGGCTTCGgctccccctccaccaccagcaCCGGCCGTGGCTCcggctccccaccccccaccagcgTCCGCCCTGGCTCCGGCTCCCCCTCCCCCGTCAGCCTCGGCCCCGGCTCctacccccccgccccctcccgcacCAGTGCCGACCCTGGCTCCAGCTCCCGGTGCCCGACCAGCGCGGACCCAGGCTCCGGCTCCGTCTCGGTCTCCCAGGGACAGCTGCGAGAGCCTCAACAACTTGGACTCCGGCAATAAGG AGAAATTCTCCCAGATGCTCAGTATCAACGAGGAGCTGCAGGCACGCCTGGCCCAGGGCTTCACGGGCCCCAGCCGCGCAGCCCCGGGGCCCCGCGCCCCGGAGCCGCAGCTCAGCCCGCGCTCCAACGCTTCGGAGGTCCGCGCCTGGCTGCAGGGCAAGGGCTTTAGTTCAGG GACCGTGGCCGCGCTAGGCGCACTGAGCGGCGCGCAGCTATTCTCGCTGCAGAAAGATAAGTTTCGGGCGCTGATCCCCGAGGAGGGGGCGCGCGTGTACAGCCAGATCACAGTGCAGCGCTCGCTGCTGGAG gaCAAAGAGAAAGTGTCAGAGCTGGAGGCGGTAATGAAGAAGCAAAAGAAGAGGATGGAAGACGAGGTGGAAACGGAAGTCATTTGA
- the EPS8L1 gene encoding epidermal growth factor receptor kinase substrate 8-like protein 1 isoform X3, whose amino-acid sequence MSSTTGPEASPKRSAKSIYEQRKRYSTEVMADVSQYPVNHLVTFCLGEEDGVHTVEDASRKLALMDSQGRVWAQDMLLRVSPTHVALLDPVSKEELESYPLSAIVRCDTVIPPGQSCSLLLLVCQEPERTQPDVHFFQGLRLAAELIREDIQGALHSYRSGRGERRAAALRATRKELQCHPSPAAETPPLQHRPTVRAAINPVEPATGRGRSQADPIPETAEMRRPGRAEVCSSADPTSRDLGPCGPDLASLQAEREVDILNHVFDDVETFVSRLQKSAEATRVLEHRERSRRTRHREAGEGLLTLRAKPPSEAEFIDVLQKIKYAFSLLARLRSNIANPSSPELLHFLFGPLQMIVDASGGPQFASCVRRPHLTSEAVALLWDNVTQLENTLWTSLGDSWTRPGIELPSEEGPPYRPEFYSGWEPTATDPQGRAWEDPVEKQLQHERRRRQQSTPQVAVNGHQDQEPEAEPQGLEPAGKWVLCNYDFQARNSSELSVKQWDILEVLDDQRKWWKVRDQRGQEGYVPYNILTPHPGPRGGRSLENSTPSPPPPPMSAPASAPPPPPAPAVAPAPHPPPASALAPAPPPPSASAPAPTPPPPPAPVPTLAPAPGARPARTQAPAPSRSPRDSCESLNNLDSGNKEKFSQMLSINEELQARLAQGFTGPSRAAPGPRAPEPQLSPRSNASEVRAWLQGKGFSSGTVAALGALSGAQLFSLQKDKFRALIPEEGARVYSQITVQRSLLEDKEKVSELEAVMKKQKKRMEDEVETEVI is encoded by the exons ATGAGCTCCACCACTGG TCCAGAAGCTTCTCCCAAACGGAGTGCCAAGTCTATCTATG AACAGAGGAAGCGGTACTCCACCGAGGTTATGGCCGATGTTTCCCAATATCCAGTCAAT CACCTGGTGACCTTCTGCCTGGGTGAGGAGGATGGCGTGCACACGGTGGAGGACGCCTCGCGGAAGCTGGCCCTCATGGACAGCCAAGGCCGCGTCTGGGCCCAGGACATGCTGCTGCGCGTGTCTCCCACACACGTTGCGCTGCTGGACCCAGTCTCCAAG GAGGAGCTGGAGTCTTACCCGCTGAGCGCCATCGTGCGTTGCGACACGGTGATACCGCCGGGCCAGAGCTGCTCACTGCTGCTGCTCGTGTGCCAGGAGCCCGAGCGCACGCAGCCCGACGTGCACTTCTTCCAGGGCCTGCGTCTGGCG GCGGAGCTGATCCGAGAGGACATCCAGGGGGCTCTGCACAGCTACCGCTCGGGCCGCGGGGAGCGCAGGGCGGCGGCGCTCAG GGCTACGCGAAAGGAGCTGCAGTGCCACCCTTCGCCCGCCGCCGAGACCCCGCCCCTGCAGCACCGCCCGACGGTCCGCGCCGCGATCAACCCGGTGGAGCCGGCCACGGGCCGCGGGCGATCCCAGGCGGACCCCATCCCAGAGACAGCAGAGATGCGGAGGCCGGGCCGGGCGGAGGTCTGCAGCAGCGCTGACCCGACCTCTCGGGACCTGGGCCCCTGCGGCCCAGACCTGGCCAGTCTGCAGGCGGAGCGGGAAGTG GACATCCTGAACCACGTGTTCGACGACGTGGAGACCTTCGTATCAAGGCTGCAGAAGTCTGCCGAGGCGACCCGAGTGCTGGAGCACCGAGAGCGCAGCCGCAGGACCCGGCACCGGGAGGCCGGGG AGGGCCTCCTGACGCTGCGGGCCAAGCCGCCCTCAGAGGCCGAGTTCATTGATGTGCTTCAGAAAATCAAGTACGCCTTCAGCTTGCTG GCCCGGCTGCGCAGCAACATCGCCAACCCCTCCTCCCCAGAACTGCTGCACTTCCTGTTCGGACCTCTGCAAATG ATTGTGGACGCCTCGGGCGGCCCCCAGTTCGCGAGCTGCGTGCGGCGGCCGCATCTGACTTCCGAGGCTGTGGCGCTGCTGTGGGACAACGTCACCCAACTTGAAAACACGCTCTGGACCTCGTTGGGGGACTCTTGGACCCGCCCGGG GATAGAGCTACCCTCAGAGGAGGGACCCCCATACAGACCTGAGTTCTACAGCGGCTGGGAGCCCACAGCCACGGACCCACAGGGCCGCGCCTGGGAAGACCCGGTAGAGAAACAGCTACAGCACGAGCGGCGCCGCCGGCAG CAAAGCACTCCTCAGGTCGCTGTCAATGG TCACCAAGACCAGGAACCagaagctgagccccaggggctggaGCCGGCGGGAAAGTGGGTCCTATGTAATTATGACTTCCAGGCGCGCAATAGCAGCGAGCTGTCTGTCAAGCAGTGGGACATATTGGAG GTCCTGGATGACCAGCGCAAGTGGTGGAAGGTTCGGGACCAGAGGGGGCAGGAGGGATATGTACCCTATAATATCCTGACACCCCACCCGGGGCCGCGGGGGGGCCGCAGCCTG GAGAACAgcactccctctccccctccaccaccaaTGTCGGCCCCGGCTTCGgctccccctccaccaccagcaCCGGCCGTGGCTCcggctccccaccccccaccagcgTCCGCCCTGGCTCCGGCTCCCCCTCCCCCGTCAGCCTCGGCCCCGGCTCctacccccccgccccctcccgcacCAGTGCCGACCCTGGCTCCAGCTCCCGGTGCCCGACCAGCGCGGACCCAGGCTCCGGCTCCGTCTCGGTCTCCCAGGGACAGCTGCGAGAGCCTCAACAACTTGGACTCCGGCAATAAGG AGAAATTCTCCCAGATGCTCAGTATCAACGAGGAGCTGCAGGCACGCCTGGCCCAGGGCTTCACGGGCCCCAGCCGCGCAGCCCCGGGGCCCCGCGCCCCGGAGCCGCAGCTCAGCCCGCGCTCCAACGCTTCGGAGGTCCGCGCCTGGCTGCAGGGCAAGGGCTTTAGTTCAGG GACCGTGGCCGCGCTAGGCGCACTGAGCGGCGCGCAGCTATTCTCGCTGCAGAAAGATAAGTTTCGGGCGCTGATCCCCGAGGAGGGGGCGCGCGTGTACAGCCAGATCACAGTGCAGCGCTCGCTGCTGGAG gaCAAAGAGAAAGTGTCAGAGCTGGAGGCGGTAATGAAGAAGCAAAAGAAGAGGATGGAAGACGAGGTGGAAACGGAAGTCATTTGA
- the EPS8L1 gene encoding epidermal growth factor receptor kinase substrate 8-like protein 1 isoform X1, translating into MAPHRPHKLCWALKTPMICPQFPWPLSPLFSFTSPEASPKRSAKSIYEQRKRYSTEVMADVSQYPVNHLVTFCLGEEDGVHTVEDASRKLALMDSQGRVWAQDMLLRVSPTHVALLDPVSKEELESYPLSAIVRCDTVIPPGQSCSLLLLVCQEPERTQPDVHFFQGLRLAAELIREDIQGALHSYRSGRGERRAAALRATRKELQCHPSPAAETPPLQHRPTVRAAINPVEPATGRGRSQADPIPETAEMRRPGRAEVCSSADPTSRDLGPCGPDLASLQAEREVDILNHVFDDVETFVSRLQKSAEATRVLEHRERSRRTRHREAGEGLLTLRAKPPSEAEFIDVLQKIKYAFSLLARLRSNIANPSSPELLHFLFGPLQMIVDASGGPQFASCVRRPHLTSEAVALLWDNVTQLENTLWTSLGDSWTRPGIPEDPLPLLGCRIELPSEEGPPYRPEFYSGWEPTATDPQGRAWEDPVEKQLQHERRRRQQSTPQVAVNGHQDQEPEAEPQGLEPAGKWVLCNYDFQARNSSELSVKQWDILEVLDDQRKWWKVRDQRGQEGYVPYNILTPHPGPRGGRSLENSTPSPPPPPMSAPASAPPPPPAPAVAPAPHPPPASALAPAPPPPSASAPAPTPPPPPAPVPTLAPAPGARPARTQAPAPSRSPRDSCESLNNLDSGNKEKFSQMLSINEELQARLAQGFTGPSRAAPGPRAPEPQLSPRSNASEVRAWLQGKGFSSGTVAALGALSGAQLFSLQKDKFRALIPEEGARVYSQITVQRSLLEDKEKVSELEAVMKKQKKRMEDEVETEVI; encoded by the exons atgGCTCCCCACCGCCCTCACAAGCTCTGCTGGGCACTCAAAACTCCCATGATCTGCCCCCAATTCCCATGGCCCCTCTCACCCCTCTTTTCCTTCACTAGTCCAGAAGCTTCTCCCAAACGGAGTGCCAAGTCTATCTATG AACAGAGGAAGCGGTACTCCACCGAGGTTATGGCCGATGTTTCCCAATATCCAGTCAAT CACCTGGTGACCTTCTGCCTGGGTGAGGAGGATGGCGTGCACACGGTGGAGGACGCCTCGCGGAAGCTGGCCCTCATGGACAGCCAAGGCCGCGTCTGGGCCCAGGACATGCTGCTGCGCGTGTCTCCCACACACGTTGCGCTGCTGGACCCAGTCTCCAAG GAGGAGCTGGAGTCTTACCCGCTGAGCGCCATCGTGCGTTGCGACACGGTGATACCGCCGGGCCAGAGCTGCTCACTGCTGCTGCTCGTGTGCCAGGAGCCCGAGCGCACGCAGCCCGACGTGCACTTCTTCCAGGGCCTGCGTCTGGCG GCGGAGCTGATCCGAGAGGACATCCAGGGGGCTCTGCACAGCTACCGCTCGGGCCGCGGGGAGCGCAGGGCGGCGGCGCTCAG GGCTACGCGAAAGGAGCTGCAGTGCCACCCTTCGCCCGCCGCCGAGACCCCGCCCCTGCAGCACCGCCCGACGGTCCGCGCCGCGATCAACCCGGTGGAGCCGGCCACGGGCCGCGGGCGATCCCAGGCGGACCCCATCCCAGAGACAGCAGAGATGCGGAGGCCGGGCCGGGCGGAGGTCTGCAGCAGCGCTGACCCGACCTCTCGGGACCTGGGCCCCTGCGGCCCAGACCTGGCCAGTCTGCAGGCGGAGCGGGAAGTG GACATCCTGAACCACGTGTTCGACGACGTGGAGACCTTCGTATCAAGGCTGCAGAAGTCTGCCGAGGCGACCCGAGTGCTGGAGCACCGAGAGCGCAGCCGCAGGACCCGGCACCGGGAGGCCGGGG AGGGCCTCCTGACGCTGCGGGCCAAGCCGCCCTCAGAGGCCGAGTTCATTGATGTGCTTCAGAAAATCAAGTACGCCTTCAGCTTGCTG GCCCGGCTGCGCAGCAACATCGCCAACCCCTCCTCCCCAGAACTGCTGCACTTCCTGTTCGGACCTCTGCAAATG ATTGTGGACGCCTCGGGCGGCCCCCAGTTCGCGAGCTGCGTGCGGCGGCCGCATCTGACTTCCGAGGCTGTGGCGCTGCTGTGGGACAACGTCACCCAACTTGAAAACACGCTCTGGACCTCGTTGGGGGACTCTTGGACCCGCCCGGG GATCCCTGAGGATCCCTTGCCCCTCCTTGGCTGCAGGATAGAGCTACCCTCAGAGGAGGGACCCCCATACAGACCTGAGTTCTACAGCGGCTGGGAGCCCACAGCCACGGACCCACAGGGCCGCGCCTGGGAAGACCCGGTAGAGAAACAGCTACAGCACGAGCGGCGCCGCCGGCAG CAAAGCACTCCTCAGGTCGCTGTCAATGG TCACCAAGACCAGGAACCagaagctgagccccaggggctggaGCCGGCGGGAAAGTGGGTCCTATGTAATTATGACTTCCAGGCGCGCAATAGCAGCGAGCTGTCTGTCAAGCAGTGGGACATATTGGAG GTCCTGGATGACCAGCGCAAGTGGTGGAAGGTTCGGGACCAGAGGGGGCAGGAGGGATATGTACCCTATAATATCCTGACACCCCACCCGGGGCCGCGGGGGGGCCGCAGCCTG GAGAACAgcactccctctccccctccaccaccaaTGTCGGCCCCGGCTTCGgctccccctccaccaccagcaCCGGCCGTGGCTCcggctccccaccccccaccagcgTCCGCCCTGGCTCCGGCTCCCCCTCCCCCGTCAGCCTCGGCCCCGGCTCctacccccccgccccctcccgcacCAGTGCCGACCCTGGCTCCAGCTCCCGGTGCCCGACCAGCGCGGACCCAGGCTCCGGCTCCGTCTCGGTCTCCCAGGGACAGCTGCGAGAGCCTCAACAACTTGGACTCCGGCAATAAGG AGAAATTCTCCCAGATGCTCAGTATCAACGAGGAGCTGCAGGCACGCCTGGCCCAGGGCTTCACGGGCCCCAGCCGCGCAGCCCCGGGGCCCCGCGCCCCGGAGCCGCAGCTCAGCCCGCGCTCCAACGCTTCGGAGGTCCGCGCCTGGCTGCAGGGCAAGGGCTTTAGTTCAGG GACCGTGGCCGCGCTAGGCGCACTGAGCGGCGCGCAGCTATTCTCGCTGCAGAAAGATAAGTTTCGGGCGCTGATCCCCGAGGAGGGGGCGCGCGTGTACAGCCAGATCACAGTGCAGCGCTCGCTGCTGGAG gaCAAAGAGAAAGTGTCAGAGCTGGAGGCGGTAATGAAGAAGCAAAAGAAGAGGATGGAAGACGAGGTGGAAACGGAAGTCATTTGA